The following is a genomic window from Opitutus sp. ER46.
GTTCCTCCACGATCGTCGACGTCGGCGCCAGCGTCTGGGCCTTCCCGCTGATCGCGACCAACTCCAAGGACGCTGCCATCTATCAGCCAGTCGTCTCTCCCGCGACGGGGCACTCACTTCGGGTCTCGGGTGCGGCGGGCAACACGGGCATGGTCTTGGCCGAACTCTACGAGACGACGCCCGACAGCAGCTACGTCGCCGGCAAGACCAAGCTGGTGAACGTTTCCGTGCGCAAGAGCATCGGCGGTCAGACGACCCTTGGCTTTACGATCGGCGGACCAGCCAGCAAGACCGTGAAAGTGCTGATCCGCGCGGTCGGCCCCCGGTTGGCTGAGCCGCCATTCAGCCTCCAGGGCACCATCGTCGATCCGATGTTGATCGTGTACCGGACGAGTGATCAGGCCGAGATCGCCCGGAACGACAACTGGACCGCCAGCGCGGAGATGACCGCGGCCCTCACCGCCACGTATGCCTTTGGCCTGGACACCGGCTCCAAGGACGCGGCGATCATCCTGACGCTGCCTCCCGGCGGTTACACCGCCACCGTGTCCCCGGTCTCGGGCACCGCGACCGGCCTCGGGCTCATTGAGCTTTACGAGATCGAGCCGTAATCGGGTCTGCCACTTCTGAATACCAAGGGCGCGCTCGGGTTCGAGCGCGCCCTTGTTGTGTCCGGGTTCTTTCGCAGGCTGCGGGTCCGGGCCGAGGCCGCGTTGCCCGGAGTTCGCTTATTCCTCGGATTTCAGCGCCGAGACGACCGAGAAGTCCTCCAGGGTCGACGTGTCGCCCCGCACCTCGCCGCCGGCGGCGATCTCCTTCAGGATGCGGCGCATGATCTTCCCGCTGCGCGTCTTGGGGAGCCCGGCGGCAAATCGGACCATGTCGGGGCGCGCCAGCGATCCGATCTCCTTGGCGACGTGCTCGCGCAACTCCTCCTTCAGCGAATCGGAGGCCTGGATACCGGCCTTGAGCGTGACGAACACCACGAGCGCCTGCCCCTTCAACTCGTCCGGCCGGCCCACCGCCGCCGCCTCGGCGACGCGCGGATGCGACACCAGCGCGCTTTCCACCTCGGCCGTGCCGATCCGGTGTCCGGATACGTTGAGGACGTCATCGATCCGGCCGACGATCCAGAAGTAGCCGTCGGCGTCCTGGCGCGCGCCATCGCCCGTGAAGTAGTACTCCGGGTGCTCGGGGAACTCGCTGAAGTATTGCCGTTTGAAACGGTCGTCGTCGCCCCAGAGCGTGCGCAGCATCGAAGGCCATGGCTTGGTGATCACGAGCTTGCCGCCGCTGTTGCGGGGCACCTCCACGCCGTGATCGTTCACCACCTTCGGCACGACGCCGAAGAACGGGCGCGTGGCGGAGCCGGGCTTCAAGGGCGTAAGGCCGGGCAGTGGCGCGATCATGATGCTGCCAGTCTCGGTCTGCCACCAGGTGTCCACGATCGGACACCGCCGTTTGCCGACCATTGTGTAGTACCACATCCACGCCTCGGGATTGATGGGCTCGCCAACCGAGCCGAGGAGGCGCAGCGAGTCGAGGCGATGGCGCAGGACGTAGTTGTCGCCCCAGCGCATGAAGGCGCGGATCGCGGTTGGCGCGGTGTAGAGGATCGTGAGTCCGTGGCGGTCGATCATCTGCCAGAAGCGGTCGGGCTCGGGATGATTCGGGGCGCCCTCGTACAGGAAGATCGTGGCGCCATTCGAGAGGAGCCCGTATACGACGTAGCTGTGCCCGGTGATCCAGCCGATGTCGGCTGAGCAGAAATAGCGGTCGTTTTCCTTCAGGTCGAAAACGTAGTGCGAGCTGAGCTTGCACCCGAGTAGGTAGCCGGCGCTCGTGTGCAGCACTCCCTTGGGTTTTCCGGTGGAGCCCGAGGTATAAAGGATGAACAGCGGGTGCTCGGCATCGAAGGCTTTTGCCGTGTGATAATTCGGCGCGCCTTCCCAGGCCTCGCGCCACCACGTATCGCGGCCCTCGACCATGTTCACCGGATTGCCGCAGCGTTTGACGACGATCACGCTCTGCACGCTGGGCGTGTGCTCGATCGCGCGGTCGACGTTGGCCTTCAGCTCGATGACCTTGCCGCGGCGCCAGCCCCCGTCGGCCGTGATGACGAGTTTGGCGCGGCAGTCGTTGATGCGATCCTTCAGCGCCTCCGGACTGAACCCGCCGAACACGACGGTGTGGATGGCGCCGACCCGCGCGCACGCGAGCATTGCAATCACCGCCTCGGGGATCATCGGCATGTAGATGGCCACGCGATCGCCCTCGCCCACGCCCATGTTCTCAAAGATGTGCGCCCAACGGCAGACGTGGAAGTGAAGCTGCTTGTAAGTGATTGTGCGCACGTCACCTGGCTCGCCCTCGAAAATCAGCGCCGCCTTGTTCTCGCGCGGCGTGCCGAGGTGACGATCGAGGCAGTTTTCGGAGACATTGAGCTTTCCGCCGACGAACCATTTCGCGCGCGGGGGATTCCACTCGAGCACGCGCTTGTAGGGTTTGCGCCACACAAGATGCTCTTTGGCCTGTGTATCCCAGAACTTGTCTGGGGAGTTGACAGATTCCGCGTAGAGCCTTTTGTAGGCCACATCACTCCCAAGGTTTGCTTGGGCTTTGAACTCGGCCGAAGGCCTGAATTTCCGGTGTTCCCGGGATACTGAGGTAATCGTCTGATCTGGCACGTGGGTGTCGGTTGTGGGGTTAACGACGCGAATCGCGGCACTAATCCCGCTGGAAGTTTTAAGCGTCAAGCGGCGGGACGTGTTTCTGCCCTCATACTGTCATGGAAAAGAAAAGTGAGTCCGCCCCGTCGGCCCCAGCTGCCGCATTGCCTATTGGCAACGCGCCCGTCGCCCCCGCGGACAACGCCAACTCCGCTCCCGCCGCTCCGGTCGATAACACGATCCGCGTCGAGGGCGTTCTCGAGATCGACACCCAGCGCGGCGGCAACGGCCAGCTGATTGATGTCGTCAAGGGCGGCAAGCGCCGCCCCACCGATCCCTTTGTCCCGAAGGAGCTCATTCGTCGTTTCAAGCTGAAGACCGGCATGCGCGTCGGCGGCACGGCGTTTCCGCCCGACGGCCGCTTCCCGAACCCGAAGATGAAGTTCATCGAATCGGTCGACGGGAAATCCATCGAGGAGCGCCGCGCGAAGCCGGAGTTCACGACGCTCACGACCATCTCGCCAAATCAGCATCTGAAGATGGAGATGAAGGATGGCCGCATGACCACGCGCGCCGTCGACCTTTTCTGCCCCATCGGCAAGGGCACCCGTGGCCTCATCGTCGCTCCGCCCCGCACCGGCAAGACCACGCTCCTGCGCGACATGGCGCTCGGCGTCCTCGAGAACAACCCCGAGTGCCAGGTCATGATCCTCCTCGTCGACGAGCGTCCCGAGGAAGTCACCGATTTCAAACGCAGCGTCCCCGGCGCGGAGATCTGGGCCTCGTCCAACGACGAGCAGATCGAGAACCACATCCGCATTGCCGACCTCTGCATCGAGCGCGCCAAGCGCCTCGTCGAGACCGGCGGCGACGTCGTCCTCTTCGTCGACTCGATCACGCGCCTTTCCCGCGCCCACAACACCGCTCGCAACTCGGGCCGTACCGGCTCCGGCGGCCTCGACGTCCGCGCCCTTGAGAAGCCGCGGCAGATGTTCGCCACCGCCCGCAAGACCGAGGAAGGCGGTTCCCTCACCATCATCGCCTCCGTGCTCGTCGAGACCGGCAGCCGCATGGATGACGTGATTTTCCAGGAGTTCAAAGGCACCGGCAACATGGAGCTCGTCCTCGACCGCAAGTGCGCCGAGATGCGCCTGTGGCCCGCGATCAACATCGCTTCCAGCGGCACTCGCAAGGAGGAGCTTCTCATCGACGCGAAGTCGCTTGAGGGGATCCACTTCTTCCGCCGCGCCCTCGTGCAGCAGAAGATCGAGGAGGCCTGCGAGACCATGATCGCCCGCCTGTCGAAAACCAAAACGAATGCCGAGTTCCTAAAACTCATTGCCCGTTAGTCGCCCTCCGGCCGGTCCCCTCGGGGCCGGCTTTTTTACAGCCGTACTTTCCCGCCGAGCTTTCCTCTTGCTCCCCTCTCAAAACTCTTGAGAGTCACCCCTTTCTCAGCGCCCGCCGCACGTCCGCAGTTCAGATACCAGCAAACCAAGCATGCATAGTTTTTCCGAGCAATGTCTCGACATGGCCCGCTCGATGTTGGGCCACAACCTAGAGTCCGTTCAACCTGACGGCACTGTCCTCCCCGCCAAAGGCGAACAATCCCGGCCTGATGAGCCAGGCCACGTCGCCTTCGCCCTCGGCGAATTCTACCGCGCCACCGGAGAAACCACCCTCAAGGGCTACGATCTCGTTGACCTGGCGGCGCGCTGCATCACCGCCCAGATGTTCACCGAGCCGGCCGCCGAAAACGGGCTCGCCTACTCGGCCCTCGGCCTCCTCGCCTACGGCCCCTCCAAGGAGCGCAACCCCGTCTGGGAACGCCTCGTCGAGGAGACCCAGCAGCGCATCGACAAGGCCCTCCTGCACCGCAGCGACTACGATAACCACTGGCAGGCATTCAACATCGCCAAGGCCGTCGCCCGCTTCAGCCTCGGCCTCTCCAAGAAGGACGAAACCTCCCGGCTCATCGAGCGCATGGTCGACCGCATCAACCAGACCAGTTCGGCGGGCTTCTTCGACGACGCCACCGAGGGCCTGGGCGGCAACTTCAATCTCTACGGCGTGATGACGTTCGTCTTCACGCGCTCCGCCCTCCAGCTCCACGCCAACAGCGGCGTCCGCGACCGGAAGCTCCCGACCCTTCGCACCTACGCCGAGAAGTACATCAAGATGATGCCCGACTTGGTCCGCGCGGACGGCCTCGGCTGGGCGTTCGGCCGCGCCGCGGGCGCGTACGGCCAGATGCACTGCATCAGCCTCATCTTGCAGGGGCTCCGCGATGGGTGGATCCCGGACGACCAGAAGCCGAAGTACTTCGATATCCTGCGCCGGCTGTTCATGTTCTTCTACGAAACCTACCTTGACCAGGAGCAGGGTTTCCTCGATCTGCGCGACGATGAGCGCACCGCGTACAACCACCACACCACACGCATGGCGAACTTCGATGCCGCGCGCTACCTGTGCCAGTGGTCCCGCCTCGCCAAGACCGTGCAGATGCCGTCCGGCGTGCCGAAGATTGAGCCCTCCCGCACCACCGGCCGCTTCGTCATCTTCGACAAGTCGAACCGCAAGGAACAGGGCCTCTTCGTCTACCGCGACGGCGAGTCTGGCCTGCACCTGCAGATTCCGCTCATCAGCTCGGGCACCACGCTCACGAGCGACTCCCTCGCCTTCCCGCATTCGCCGGGCATCTTCGACTGGGCCAACAACGTTTACGTCCCGGTCATGCTCCCCGAGCTCACCTTCGGCGAGCACGTCACCCTGCCTTCGTTCTACGGCAAGAACTGCGTCACCGGTCTCGGCCTGCGCAACAGCTTCTACTTCCGTTACGAGCAGCCCGAACTGATCAACCTCAAGGAGGAGATCGTGAAGGGCCTCGGCAGCGTGAAGGTCCAGTGGAACTTCTCGGGCAACAAGATCGGCTGCGAGTTCGCTTACACCGTCAAGCAGCAGGTCACCCTCGACAAGCTCCGGTACTGCCTCGTCATCGCCGCGCCGCACTCAAAGTACCGCGTCACCGGCGGGCTTACCCTCGGGGCCCAGGGCCATCGCTGCACCGTCGCGAAGGATGACTTCCAGGCCACCTGGCTCGAGACCGAAGTCGTCAGCGCCGACCCGACCTACCGCACGAATTACGGCAAGATCCATTACCTGCAGTATCTCGTGCGTGATCACCCGCTGATCATGCGTCCGGGCCACGTGTACCGCCTCGCCGTCAACTTCGAGCCCGAGGTCGCCCCGATCGACGCCTGAGCCTCCTGCTCAGCGCCAGTCACACTCCAGTGAATTGACGGCCGGTACACCCGGCCGTCGTTTGCTTGCGTCCACCCCGCCTCCCCGGCCCTTCTGCTCGCATGCTCTCCCGCCGCATCATTCCGTGCCTGGACGTCAACGCCGGTCGCGTCGTCAAGGGCGTTAAGTTCCAGGAACTCCGCGACGCCGGCGATCCCGTCCAGTGCGCCAAGGCCTACGACGCCCAGGGCGCCGACGAGCTCGTGTTCCTCGACATCACCGCGTCGAGCGACAACCGCGGGATCATGCACCACGTTGTCGCCGCCACCGCGGAGCAGTGCTTCATGCCGCTCACCGTGGGCGGCGGCCTCCGCTCCGTGGGCGACATCGAGGCGATGCTGAAATCGGGCGCCGACAAGGTTTCGCTCAACACCGCCGCGATCAAGGACCCCGCGCTCATCCAGGCGTCCTCCGATCGCTTTGGCGCGCAGTGCATCGTCGTCGCGATCGACGCCAAGCGCGAACCTGACGGCCGCTCCTGGCGCGTTTACACGCACGGCGGTCGCAACCGCACCGAACTCGATGCGATCGCCTGGGCCGAACGCGCCGCCAGCCTCGGCGCCGGCGAGATTCTCCTCACCAGCATGGACGCCGACGGGACCCTCGCCGGCTACGACCTCGGGCTGACCCGTGCGGTCAGCGACGCCGTCGGCATCCCTGTCATTGCCAGTGGCGGCGCCGGCAAACTGGATCACTTCGCCGAGGTGCTCGACGCCGGCCACGCCAGCGCCGTCCTCGCCGCCAGCCTGTTCCACTTTGGCACGTTCACGATTCCTCAGGTAAAGGACTACCTCGCCGACCAAGGCGTGCCGGTTCGCCGCTGATCGCTGGAAG
Proteins encoded in this region:
- the acs gene encoding acetate--CoA ligase → MPDQTITSVSREHRKFRPSAEFKAQANLGSDVAYKRLYAESVNSPDKFWDTQAKEHLVWRKPYKRVLEWNPPRAKWFVGGKLNVSENCLDRHLGTPRENKAALIFEGEPGDVRTITYKQLHFHVCRWAHIFENMGVGEGDRVAIYMPMIPEAVIAMLACARVGAIHTVVFGGFSPEALKDRINDCRAKLVITADGGWRRGKVIELKANVDRAIEHTPSVQSVIVVKRCGNPVNMVEGRDTWWREAWEGAPNYHTAKAFDAEHPLFILYTSGSTGKPKGVLHTSAGYLLGCKLSSHYVFDLKENDRYFCSADIGWITGHSYVVYGLLSNGATIFLYEGAPNHPEPDRFWQMIDRHGLTILYTAPTAIRAFMRWGDNYVLRHRLDSLRLLGSVGEPINPEAWMWYYTMVGKRRCPIVDTWWQTETGSIMIAPLPGLTPLKPGSATRPFFGVVPKVVNDHGVEVPRNSGGKLVITKPWPSMLRTLWGDDDRFKRQYFSEFPEHPEYYFTGDGARQDADGYFWIVGRIDDVLNVSGHRIGTAEVESALVSHPRVAEAAAVGRPDELKGQALVVFVTLKAGIQASDSLKEELREHVAKEIGSLARPDMVRFAAGLPKTRSGKIMRRILKEIAAGGEVRGDTSTLEDFSVVSALKSEE
- the rho gene encoding transcription termination factor Rho, whose amino-acid sequence is MEKKSESAPSAPAAALPIGNAPVAPADNANSAPAAPVDNTIRVEGVLEIDTQRGGNGQLIDVVKGGKRRPTDPFVPKELIRRFKLKTGMRVGGTAFPPDGRFPNPKMKFIESVDGKSIEERRAKPEFTTLTTISPNQHLKMEMKDGRMTTRAVDLFCPIGKGTRGLIVAPPRTGKTTLLRDMALGVLENNPECQVMILLVDERPEEVTDFKRSVPGAEIWASSNDEQIENHIRIADLCIERAKRLVETGGDVVLFVDSITRLSRAHNTARNSGRTGSGGLDVRALEKPRQMFATARKTEEGGSLTIIASVLVETGSRMDDVIFQEFKGTGNMELVLDRKCAEMRLWPAINIASSGTRKEELLIDAKSLEGIHFFRRALVQQKIEEACETMIARLSKTKTNAEFLKLIAR
- the hisF gene encoding imidazole glycerol phosphate synthase subunit HisF; translated protein: MLSRRIIPCLDVNAGRVVKGVKFQELRDAGDPVQCAKAYDAQGADELVFLDITASSDNRGIMHHVVAATAEQCFMPLTVGGGLRSVGDIEAMLKSGADKVSLNTAAIKDPALIQASSDRFGAQCIVVAIDAKREPDGRSWRVYTHGGRNRTELDAIAWAERAASLGAGEILLTSMDADGTLAGYDLGLTRAVSDAVGIPVIASGGAGKLDHFAEVLDAGHASAVLAASLFHFGTFTIPQVKDYLADQGVPVRR